Genomic segment of Synechococcus sp. A15-28:
CAAGCGTCAGATGGGGATCGATGTCACCGAGCTGATCATTGCTCAGCTTCTTTATTTGGAGTTCGATAACCCCGAGAAGCCGATTTACTTCTATATCAACTCCACGGGAACCAGCTGGTATTCGGGTGATGCCATCGGCTTCGAGACCGAAGCTTTCGCCATCTGCGACACCCTCCGCTATGTGAAGCCGCCGGTGCACACCATCTGCATCGGCCAGGCCATGGGAACGGCTGCGGTGATTCTCTCTGCCGGCACCAAGGGGCAACGGGCAGCCCTCCCCCATTCCTCGATCGTTCTGCATCAACCCCGCAGCGGCGCCCAGGGGCAGGCAACGGATATCCAGATCCGTGCCAAGGAAGTGCTGCACAACAAGCAGGCCATGCTTGAAATTCTCTCCACCAACACCGGGCGTTCGGCGGAGGAGTTGAGCAAGGATTCCGACCGGATGAGCTACCTGACTCCCGATCAGGCTGTGGAGTACGGCCTGATTGACCGGGTGCTGAGCAGCCGCAAGGAGCTGCCCACCAGCCCGGCCATCTGATTCATCCCCTTCCGTTTCCTCACGTTTCCCTCTCCTCTGACCCATGCCGATCGGTACTCCCAGCGTTCCCTACCGCCTTCCCGGCAGCCAGATGGAGCGCTGGGTCGACATCTACACCCGCCTCGGGGTGGAACGGATCCTGTTTCTTGGCTCCGAAGTCAATGACGGCATCGCCAACAGCCTGGTGGCTCAGATGCTCTACCTCGACTCAGAAGACAGCAGCAAACCGATCTATTTGTACATCAACTCTCCCGGCGGCTCGGTCACGGCAGGCCTCGCGATCTACGACACCATCCAATACGTCAAGAGCGAGGTGGTGACCATCTGCGTGGGCCTGGCCGCCTCCATGGGTGCTTTCCTGCTGGCAGCGGGCACAAAGGGCAAGCGGGTCGCGCTGCCCCACAGCCGGATCATGATCCACCAGCCCCTCGGGGGAACCAGTCGCCGTCAGGCCAGCGACATCGAGATCGAGGCCCGCGAAATTTTGCGGATGAAGGAGATGCTCAACCGCTCCCTCTCCGACATGAGTGGCCAGAGCTTTGAAAAAATCGAGAAGGACACCGACCGGGACTACTTCCTCAGTGCCGAGGAAGCCAAGGAGTATGGCCTGATCGACCGGGTGATCTCCCACCCCAACGAAGCCTGACCTCGTGGTCGGCCACTGCGTAAGCTCGTGCATCGCACAGCTCCGCACGCCCGCCCCCGGATGGCCCAGCTCTTTTACGACTCCGATGCCGATCTCGGTCTGCTGAATGGCAAGACCGTGGCCATCATTGGCTATGGCTCCCAGGGCCACGCCCATGCCCTGAACCTGAAGGACAGCGGGGTGAATGTGGTGGTTGGCCTCTACGACGGCAGCCGCTCCGCAGAGAAGGCCAAGGCCGATGGCCTTGAGGTCCTCAGCGTGGCCGACGCCTCAGCCAAGGCCGACTGGGTGATGGTGCTGCTGCCGGACGAATTCCAAAAGGACGTCTACGAAAA
This window contains:
- a CDS encoding ATP-dependent Clp protease proteolytic subunit, giving the protein MPIGTPSVPYRLPGSQMERWVDIYTRLGVERILFLGSEVNDGIANSLVAQMLYLDSEDSSKPIYLYINSPGGSVTAGLAIYDTIQYVKSEVVTICVGLAASMGAFLLAAGTKGKRVALPHSRIMIHQPLGGTSRRQASDIEIEAREILRMKEMLNRSLSDMSGQSFEKIEKDTDRDYFLSAEEAKEYGLIDRVISHPNEA
- a CDS encoding ATP-dependent Clp protease proteolytic subunit, which gives rise to MTTSAPYYGDSAVMRTPPPDLPSLLLKERIVYLGLPLFSDDDAKRQMGIDVTELIIAQLLYLEFDNPEKPIYFYINSTGTSWYSGDAIGFETEAFAICDTLRYVKPPVHTICIGQAMGTAAVILSAGTKGQRAALPHSSIVLHQPRSGAQGQATDIQIRAKEVLHNKQAMLEILSTNTGRSAEELSKDSDRMSYLTPDQAVEYGLIDRVLSSRKELPTSPAI